One genomic window of Sodaliphilus pleomorphus includes the following:
- the radA gene encoding DNA repair protein RadA, with product MAKVKTMYFCKNCGAESPKWIGRCPACGEWNTYVEEPVAPKGKHGALLGDAGSGQTPAVPIKISEIKTEEMPRIKLPSAELDRVLGGGLVPGSIILIGGEPGIGKSTLVLQNVLRIRSRKVLYISGEESPQQLRMRADRIAGGKMDCECYLLCETSLDNIFASIKANKPDLIIVDSIQTIASDQLESAAGSVSQVRECAATFLRYAKETNTPVILIGHINKEGSIAGPKVLEHIVDAVLQFEGDRHYMYRILRSIKNRFGNTSEIGIYEMKEDGLREVTNPSEMLLSLHGEALSGTAIGVTIDGARPFLIETQALVSTAAYGTAQRSVTGFDQRRMNMLLAVLEKRVGFKLAQKDVFLNIAGGLKVNDPALDLAVICAILSSNVDMPINKGICMSGEVGLSGEIRQITRIDQRIGEAEKLGFESIIIPANNTRGLHSSDFKIKLIEVSKVEEAFRYLFG from the coding sequence ATGGCTAAAGTGAAAACAATGTATTTTTGCAAGAATTGCGGCGCCGAGTCGCCCAAATGGATTGGGCGCTGCCCCGCATGTGGGGAATGGAACACCTATGTGGAAGAGCCTGTGGCGCCCAAGGGGAAGCATGGTGCTTTGCTCGGCGACGCGGGCAGCGGCCAGACTCCTGCGGTGCCAATCAAGATAAGTGAAATCAAGACCGAGGAAATGCCTCGCATCAAGTTGCCCAGTGCCGAGCTCGACCGGGTGCTCGGCGGCGGCCTTGTCCCAGGCTCTATCATCTTGATTGGCGGTGAGCCTGGCATCGGCAAGTCGACGCTGGTGTTGCAAAACGTGCTTCGCATTCGCTCTCGCAAGGTGCTCTATATCTCGGGAGAGGAGAGCCCGCAGCAGTTGCGCATGAGGGCCGACCGCATCGCGGGCGGGAAAATGGATTGTGAGTGCTACCTGCTGTGCGAAACCTCGCTCGACAACATCTTTGCCAGCATCAAGGCCAACAAGCCCGATTTGATTATAGTTGACTCAATCCAGACGATTGCCAGCGACCAGCTCGAGTCGGCGGCTGGCAGTGTGAGCCAGGTGAGGGAATGTGCTGCCACATTCTTGCGCTATGCCAAGGAGACCAACACCCCCGTGATATTGATAGGGCACATCAACAAAGAGGGCAGCATTGCTGGCCCTAAGGTGCTGGAGCACATCGTCGATGCTGTATTGCAATTTGAGGGCGACCGGCATTACATGTATCGCATCTTGCGCAGCATCAAGAATCGCTTTGGCAACACCAGCGAAATCGGAATATATGAAATGAAAGAAGACGGGCTGCGCGAGGTCACCAATCCCAGCGAAATGCTGCTCTCGTTGCACGGCGAGGCCCTGTCGGGCACGGCGATTGGTGTCACTATCGACGGCGCCCGCCCCTTCTTGATCGAGACTCAGGCGCTGGTGAGTACTGCTGCCTACGGGACTGCTCAGCGCTCGGTCACAGGCTTTGACCAGCGCAGGATGAACATGCTGCTTGCCGTGCTGGAAAAGCGCGTGGGCTTCAAGCTCGCGCAGAAGGATGTTTTCTTGAATATTGCTGGCGGTCTCAAGGTCAACGACCCTGCACTCGACCTGGCCGTGATATGTGCAATACTTTCGAGCAACGTCGACATGCCCATCAACAAGGGAATATGCATGAGTGGCGAGGTGGGCCTCTCGGGTGAAATCAGGCAGATCACTCGCATCGACCAGCGCATAGGCGAAGCCGAGAAA
- a CDS encoding RNA methyltransferase produces the protein MIDINNSIIKVVRSLAVKKYRDQEGLFVAEGTKCVRDTWGAFDCRWLICTRAWHDRMANASMYDKIVIASNQHMSRMSQFSNPSDVIAVYRLPDSSIDSDAVENNLNIVLDNIQDPGNLGTIMRLADWYGITNVFASIGTVDVFNHKTVQATMGAISRVKVHYCDLLQLFGQYPDLPVWGTFLDGENIYATKLDNKGFVVFGNEGRGISSAVAQQVTSRLLIPAWPHTGRTSESLNVGIAAAITISEFRRNNLV, from the coding sequence ATGATAGACATCAACAACAGTATCATTAAAGTTGTGAGATCGCTTGCTGTAAAAAAATATCGCGATCAAGAGGGCCTGTTTGTGGCCGAGGGAACAAAATGCGTGAGAGACACGTGGGGGGCATTTGATTGTCGCTGGCTCATATGCACGCGTGCCTGGCACGACCGCATGGCCAATGCATCGATGTATGACAAGATTGTGATTGCCAGCAATCAGCACATGTCTCGCATGTCGCAATTCAGCAACCCAAGCGATGTGATTGCCGTGTATCGGTTGCCTGACTCCAGCATCGACAGCGACGCAGTTGAAAACAACCTCAACATCGTGCTCGACAACATTCAGGACCCAGGCAACCTGGGCACTATTATGAGGCTGGCCGACTGGTATGGCATCACCAATGTGTTTGCCAGCATTGGCACGGTCGATGTTTTCAATCACAAGACAGTTCAAGCAACGATGGGTGCGATATCTCGTGTCAAGGTTCACTACTGCGACTTGCTGCAGCTTTTTGGGCAGTACCCCGACCTGCCCGTTTGGGGAACGTTTCTCGATGGCGAGAACATCTATGCAACAAAGCTTGACAACAAGGGATTTGTAGTGTTTGGCAATGAGGGGCGGGGAATAAGCAGCGCCGTCGCCCAGCAGGTGACCTCGCGGTTGCTCATTCCTGCATGGCCACATACCGGCCGCACCAGCGAGTCGCTCAATGTGGGTATAGCTGCAGCAATCACTATCAGCGAGTTTAGACGCAACAACTTGGTGTGA